Proteins co-encoded in one Flavivirga eckloniae genomic window:
- a CDS encoding c-type cytochrome, whose product MKLITTSLIALFSVIIVSTNQNHKPQIDPLKESIQRGKEIYTDFCVTCHLPDGKGVEKVYPPLANSDYLKKNREASIRGIKYGQKGAIVVNGETYDGYMAPLGLSDDEVADVMNYITNSWGNKNDKIVTEKEVSKVKK is encoded by the coding sequence ATGAAATTAATCACCACGAGTTTAATAGCTCTATTCTCTGTAATAATCGTTTCTACAAACCAAAACCACAAACCACAAATAGACCCTTTAAAAGAAAGTATACAAAGAGGTAAAGAGATCTATACAGACTTTTGCGTAACATGCCATTTGCCAGATGGTAAAGGCGTAGAAAAGGTGTATCCCCCATTAGCCAATTCAGACTATCTTAAAAAAAATCGAGAAGCCAGTATTAGAGGTATTAAATACGGCCAAAAAGGGGCTATTGTTGTTAACGGAGAAACTTACGATGGCTACATGGCTCCCTTAGGATTAAGCGACGACGAAGTTGCAGATGTTATGAACTATATTACAAATAGTTGGGGAAACAAAAACGATAAAATAGTTACAGAAAAAGAAGTCTCGAAAGTTAAAAAATAA
- a CDS encoding methylmalonyl-CoA mutase subunit beta, producing the protein MSNKLFNEFDSVSAKQWKQKIQFDLKGADYNDTLVWKTNEDISVKPFYHADDLKEHAKVSNTETTTWKICQSIFVADVKRSNEKAIDAIKKGAESIKFIIPSEDISINDLLQNINPESTPLYFELQFLSKAYVKQLTASSNTGIYIHTDIIGNLAKSGNWHHNLNDDFSKFEAITTHTKQAAINASLYQNAGANIVQQLAYALAHANEYLNHFENNKDILPILEVTFNVSVGTNYFFEIAKLRALRMLWDTLAKAYQANPNCYILATPTKRNKTLYDYNTNTLRTTTECMSAILGGANSINNLPYDAIYHKDNAFGERIARNQLLVLKHESYFDVVNNPSDGAYYIESLTNQLTEKALDLFKNIEKNGGFLKQLKDGTIQRKIKESATKEDQQFDAGENILLGTNKHPNAEDKMKHELELYPFVKTNQRKTLIEPIIEKRLAEKIEQERLKTES; encoded by the coding sequence ATGAGTAATAAGTTGTTTAATGAATTCGATTCTGTTTCAGCCAAACAATGGAAACAAAAAATACAGTTCGATTTAAAAGGAGCCGATTATAACGATACCCTTGTTTGGAAAACCAATGAAGATATATCTGTAAAACCATTTTACCATGCAGATGATCTTAAAGAACATGCTAAAGTTTCAAATACAGAAACCACCACATGGAAAATATGCCAATCTATTTTTGTAGCCGATGTTAAAAGATCTAACGAAAAAGCCATAGACGCTATAAAAAAAGGAGCAGAAAGCATTAAATTTATTATTCCTTCGGAAGACATTTCAATTAACGATTTATTACAAAACATTAATCCAGAATCAACACCGCTTTATTTTGAATTACAATTCCTTTCCAAAGCATACGTAAAACAATTAACAGCCAGCTCCAATACTGGAATCTATATCCATACAGATATTATTGGAAATTTGGCAAAAAGCGGAAACTGGCACCATAATTTAAACGACGATTTTTCTAAGTTTGAAGCCATAACAACCCATACAAAACAAGCTGCGATTAATGCCTCCCTGTACCAAAATGCAGGGGCAAATATCGTTCAACAACTGGCATACGCATTGGCACACGCTAACGAATACTTAAATCATTTCGAAAACAACAAAGACATTCTACCCATATTAGAAGTAACCTTTAATGTATCGGTTGGAACAAACTACTTTTTCGAAATTGCAAAACTACGTGCCTTACGAATGCTTTGGGATACATTAGCAAAAGCATATCAAGCAAATCCAAATTGCTATATTCTGGCAACCCCAACAAAACGAAACAAAACATTATACGATTATAACACCAATACACTCCGCACCACTACCGAATGCATGAGTGCTATTCTCGGAGGCGCTAACAGCATCAATAATTTACCTTACGATGCCATCTACCATAAAGACAATGCTTTTGGAGAACGTATAGCCAGAAACCAATTATTAGTTTTAAAACACGAAAGTTATTTCGATGTTGTAAACAACCCCTCAGATGGTGCTTATTATATAGAATCACTAACAAATCAATTAACTGAAAAGGCTTTAGATTTGTTTAAAAACATTGAAAAAAACGGTGGCTTTTTAAAACAGTTGAAAGATGGCACCATTCAACGAAAAATAAAAGAAAGCGCTACAAAAGAAGATCAACAATTTGATGCAGGAGAAAACATTTTATTGGGTACTAACAAACATCCAAATGCAGAAGACAAAATGAAACACGAGTTAGAACTCTATCCTTTTGTAAAAACAAACCAAAGAAAAACATTGATCGAACCCATAATTGAAAAACGATTAGCAGAAAAAATAGAACAAGAACGACTAAAAACTGAATCTTAA
- a CDS encoding TonB-dependent receptor translates to MYIIRKRIVFVCIISFTFSALGQSKIKGKVIDGDNSIPLSNVQVTNLDTKNKTVSNSNGTFETSEAGTYSLKKEGYLEKILELKNDTYHIIQLSINPSELNEVIINSNHIPEKLKKVATSTSIITLKDIELGNDTNIAPILNRTPGVFMQSGALNTNRITIRGIGSRNLFGTAKIRAYYKDIPLTTGSGETTIEDFELHTISRFEIIKGAASSIYGAGLGGTIHLTTKNAFTNQSNISSKLSAGSFGLLKSIINANHGTTTNSFRAVYSNTHSDGYRENNTYDRQTMTINSNHYLSPKNELSFLASYIDLKAFIPSSINQEDYLNNPKTAAFTWKTARGFEDSKRGVFGLSWNHQYNKNIKQITSIFSSFYDAYEPRPFNILKENTLAIGIRSRILGNSKLLGKPFNWTLGGELFRDTYKSKTFENLYRDFPDGTGSVEGNSLSNFKEKRNYYNAFFETIYELSEKTTLTIGLNLNQTSYQLKDRFPITENNPDQSGSFTFKHILSPKFGISYLVTKNINVYSSISHGFSPITLNEALLPDGQINTNLKPETGWNYEIGTRGTIINDRLQFNLALYRLAIKNLLVSRRTAQDEFIGINAGSTEHNGLELALNYQWLQKDILTINSFANYTLNHFKFKKFIDGENDFSGNDLTGVPSDVFNAGVDVESSFGIYGNINFQYVSDMPITDSNDLYSDNYSLTNLKMGYNTFLNKKLNLNIFFGINNIFDKAYASQILINASGFNGNAPRYYYPGNPVNYYTGIHINYTF, encoded by the coding sequence GTGTATATTATAAGAAAAAGAATTGTTTTCGTATGTATTATTAGCTTTACCTTCTCTGCCCTAGGACAATCAAAAATTAAAGGAAAAGTTATTGATGGCGACAATAGTATCCCATTATCAAACGTACAAGTAACAAACCTCGACACCAAAAACAAGACAGTTTCTAATTCAAACGGAACTTTTGAAACCAGTGAAGCTGGCACATATTCATTAAAAAAAGAAGGATACCTCGAAAAGATTCTTGAATTAAAAAACGACACGTACCATATTATTCAGTTAAGCATTAACCCTTCCGAATTAAATGAAGTTATTATCAACTCAAATCATATTCCAGAAAAATTAAAAAAGGTAGCAACATCCACAAGTATTATTACCTTAAAAGATATTGAACTTGGCAACGATACTAATATAGCCCCTATTTTAAACAGGACTCCCGGTGTATTCATGCAAAGTGGAGCGCTTAACACCAATCGAATTACAATTCGAGGTATTGGTTCCAGAAACTTGTTTGGAACAGCAAAAATAAGAGCCTATTATAAAGACATCCCTTTAACAACAGGAAGCGGAGAAACTACCATTGAAGATTTTGAGCTACATACCATATCTCGATTCGAAATTATAAAAGGAGCCGCTTCCAGTATTTATGGTGCTGGTCTTGGGGGTACTATTCACCTAACCACAAAGAATGCCTTTACTAATCAATCCAATATAAGCAGCAAACTTTCTGCCGGCTCTTTTGGATTATTAAAAAGCATTATAAATGCAAACCATGGCACTACAACCAATAGTTTTAGAGCCGTTTATAGCAACACCCACAGTGATGGCTACCGCGAAAACAACACATACGATAGGCAAACCATGACTATAAACTCAAACCATTATTTAAGCCCAAAAAACGAACTCTCTTTTTTAGCCAGTTATATAGACTTAAAAGCATTTATACCCAGCTCGATCAACCAAGAAGACTATTTAAACAATCCTAAAACCGCTGCATTTACATGGAAAACAGCTCGTGGGTTCGAAGATTCCAAACGAGGCGTTTTCGGCCTGTCGTGGAATCACCAATACAACAAGAACATAAAACAAATAACGAGTATCTTCTCGTCTTTTTACGATGCCTACGAACCCAGACCTTTCAATATTTTAAAAGAAAACACCTTAGCAATAGGTATTAGAAGTCGAATTTTAGGAAATTCTAAACTTTTAGGAAAACCTTTTAACTGGACACTTGGCGGTGAATTGTTTAGAGATACCTACAAATCTAAAACTTTTGAAAACTTATATCGAGATTTCCCCGATGGTACCGGAAGTGTAGAAGGTAATAGTTTATCTAATTTCAAAGAAAAAAGAAATTATTACAACGCATTTTTTGAAACCATTTACGAACTTTCAGAAAAAACGACCCTAACCATAGGTTTAAATCTAAATCAGACGTCATACCAGTTAAAAGACAGATTCCCTATCACAGAAAATAATCCAGATCAATCCGGGAGTTTTACATTTAAACATATACTATCCCCAAAATTCGGCATATCCTATTTAGTCACAAAAAACATTAATGTTTATTCAAGTATTAGCCATGGCTTCTCTCCTATTACATTAAATGAAGCATTATTACCCGACGGACAAATAAACACAAATCTTAAACCAGAAACCGGATGGAATTACGAAATTGGCACACGAGGCACGATAATAAACGATCGCTTACAATTTAATTTAGCACTTTACCGTTTAGCTATAAAAAATCTTTTGGTTTCCCGTAGAACAGCTCAAGATGAATTTATCGGAATAAATGCCGGAAGCACAGAACATAACGGATTAGAATTAGCGTTAAATTACCAATGGCTTCAAAAAGACATTTTAACAATAAACTCATTTGCTAATTACACCCTAAATCATTTTAAATTCAAAAAATTTATTGATGGTGAAAATGATTTTTCGGGTAACGATTTAACAGGTGTACCTTCAGATGTTTTTAATGCAGGAGTCGATGTTGAATCATCATTTGGAATTTACGGTAACATAAACTTTCAATACGTAAGCGATATGCCTATTACCGATAGTAACGACCTATATTCAGACAATTACAGCTTAACAAACTTAAAAATGGGATATAACACATTTCTTAATAAAAAGCTAAACTTAAATATTTTCTTCGGTATAAATAATATCTTTGATAAAGCTTATGCATCTCAAATTTTAATAAATGCATCTGGTTTTAATGGAAATGCGCCAAGGTATTATTACCCTGGAAACCCTGTAAACTACTATACAGGAATACATATAAATTATACGTTTTAA
- the udk gene encoding uridine kinase — MLIIGIAGGTGCGKTTVVDQILNELPEGEVGVISQDSYYKDTSHLSYDERVKINFDHPRSIDFDLLAKHLKELKNNKPIHQPVYSFVKHNRTGDTILTHPRKVMIVEGILILTNPELRDMFDIKIFVHADTDERLIRRLKRDISERGRDLDEVLGRYQTTLKPMHDQFIEPMKEYADIIIPNNKYNTVAVDIVKTIINDKL, encoded by the coding sequence ATGCTTATAATCGGAATTGCAGGCGGTACTGGTTGTGGAAAAACTACTGTTGTAGACCAGATATTAAATGAACTTCCCGAAGGAGAAGTGGGCGTGATTTCACAGGATTCCTATTACAAAGACACCTCACATTTATCTTATGATGAACGTGTGAAAATAAATTTTGATCACCCGCGCTCAATCGATTTCGATCTTTTAGCCAAACATTTAAAAGAGCTCAAAAACAACAAGCCCATACACCAACCTGTGTATTCTTTTGTTAAACATAATAGAACTGGAGATACCATTTTAACCCATCCCAGAAAAGTTATGATCGTTGAAGGTATTTTAATTTTAACAAACCCGGAATTACGGGATATGTTTGATATTAAAATATTTGTACATGCCGACACAGACGAACGTTTAATAAGACGTTTAAAGCGTGATATCTCAGAACGAGGTAGAGATTTAGATGAAGTTTTAGGACGTTACCAAACAACGCTAAAACCTATGCACGATCAATTTATTGAACCCATGAAAGAATATGCAGATATTATAATACCAAATAACAAATACAACACAGTAGCTGTAGATATTGTTAAAACCATAATAAACGATAAACTATAA
- a CDS encoding FtsB family cell division protein, which yields MALFKHKFFKPFKNWFTLILVSFIVWMLFFDDNSWILHHELNTDIEALENEKEYYKKEIEKDNKAIKKLRTEDGLEKFAREEYYMKRDNEEIYIIEYEDSLKAKKNE from the coding sequence ATGGCATTATTTAAACATAAATTTTTTAAACCCTTTAAAAATTGGTTTACCCTAATTTTAGTCTCTTTTATAGTTTGGATGCTGTTTTTCGATGATAATTCATGGATATTACACCACGAATTAAACACAGATATTGAAGCCTTAGAAAACGAAAAAGAATATTATAAAAAAGAAATAGAAAAGGATAACAAAGCCATAAAAAAACTACGTACAGAAGATGGCTTAGAAAAATTTGCGCGTGAAGAATACTATATGAAACGCGATAATGAAGAAATCTATATTATTGAATACGAAGACAGTTTAAAAGCTAAGAAAAATGAGTAA
- a CDS encoding PQQ-dependent sugar dehydrogenase, which produces MKNISSFLAIILISCISCAQQTESEIKADPPANIDYTNEVVVPDLNIPWGMAFLPDGSMLITEKAGELIHFKNGVKTTIAGLPDIYVRGQGGLMDVKLHPDYQNNGWIYISYGSSEGEGDGGNTAILRTKLNNNTLVETQLLYKAGPNTKRGQHWGSRIEFDNEGYMYFSVGDRGNRDVNPQDLTRDCGKIYRLKDDGSIPDDNPFINTANAKTAIYSYGHRNPQGMAKNPFTGDIWVNEHGPRGGDEINIIQKGKNFGWPVISYGINYDGTSFTDLTEKEGMEQPLFYWVPSIAPSGMTFVSSDNYPNWKGNVLVGSLKFEYLERLVLENNKVVKREKLFENIGRVRSVIQAPDGYIYAGIEGLGIIKIVPKN; this is translated from the coding sequence ATGAAAAATATCTCATCATTCTTAGCAATAATCCTTATATCATGTATCTCATGTGCCCAGCAAACGGAATCTGAAATAAAAGCTGATCCACCTGCTAATATTGATTATACCAACGAAGTCGTTGTCCCAGATTTAAACATTCCCTGGGGTATGGCTTTTTTACCAGACGGTAGTATGCTTATTACCGAAAAAGCCGGAGAACTCATACACTTTAAAAACGGTGTAAAAACAACCATTGCAGGATTGCCAGACATATACGTACGGGGCCAAGGTGGCTTAATGGATGTTAAACTGCACCCCGACTATCAAAACAACGGCTGGATTTATATCTCATACGGATCATCGGAAGGTGAAGGAGATGGTGGCAACACAGCCATTTTAAGAACCAAATTAAACAACAATACTTTAGTAGAAACGCAATTGCTTTATAAAGCAGGGCCAAATACTAAACGAGGGCAACATTGGGGATCTCGAATTGAATTCGACAACGAAGGGTATATGTATTTTTCTGTAGGAGATCGCGGCAACAGAGATGTAAATCCACAAGATTTAACTAGAGATTGCGGTAAAATATATAGATTAAAAGACGATGGTAGTATTCCAGATGACAACCCTTTTATAAATACAGCTAATGCTAAAACGGCGATTTACAGCTACGGACATAGAAACCCGCAAGGCATGGCAAAAAACCCATTTACTGGAGACATTTGGGTTAACGAACATGGTCCACGAGGAGGAGATGAAATCAACATTATACAAAAAGGAAAAAACTTTGGTTGGCCTGTTATTTCATACGGTATTAATTACGATGGTACCTCCTTTACAGATCTTACCGAAAAAGAAGGCATGGAGCAACCCCTATTCTATTGGGTACCTTCAATAGCTCCAAGTGGTATGACGTTTGTTTCTTCAGACAACTATCCCAACTGGAAAGGAAATGTATTAGTAGGTTCTCTAAAATTTGAATACTTAGAAAGACTTGTACTAGAAAACAACAAAGTAGTGAAACGCGAAAAACTTTTCGAAAACATAGGCCGTGTTAGAAGTGTTATTCAAGCGCCAGATGGCTACATTTATGCAGGAATTGAGGGTCTAGGTATTATAAAAATTGTTCCGAAAAATTAA